A single region of the Zygotorulaspora mrakii chromosome 4, complete sequence genome encodes:
- a CDS encoding uncharacterized protein (similar to Saccharomyces cerevisiae SLM1 (YIL105C) and SLM2 (YNL047C); ancestral locus Anc_2.267) yields the protein MSKHNTMTSNVSGMLSQKQNNLQQLQNLQNHTKSLTSNEVPPSTNGFAPGSISGSSQPQFQQPAPYPLEGLTSETTAQNTLTGQQIRSDSGSTYRRVQSVQLQSPQQINGSPGLQQGFQQVIPQGSSQGHPQMQSQVQSQGFPSQMQSSAPVGYSTMTTNTSGRPLQGRNSLTSTSNISRARTSAHRQRNSLINQHDPRSPLVVLMPTSAQPTEILANRFSAWRNIIKSIIIYLTETASIQDEIVRQQLRLTHAIQFPFFVIENQHQPTTSEEKASQKFFLPLGNGSIQDLPTILNQYHGSLASHASRASKELTNDVIPRLEDLRRDLLVKMKEIKSLQSDFKNNCGRELQQTKQDMKHFLESIEEATFGTAKQDPYLTKIILDKQIRKQLTEENFVHEAFDNLENSGAELERVVVMEIQNALTLYARLLGEESQLVFDILISKLDNGFFNKDPQFEWENFILRDPNFIVPNLPMRKMKEIVYKHQYNPLIHEIKSGVLERRSKFLKSYSKGFYVLTPSFLHEFKTADRKKDMIPVMSLSLSECTVTEHSKKGSADDRFVVHAKQNGIIHRGHNWVFRADNYETMMSWFEDLKILTSTSNIQEKTKFVTEKLNLQPDGRPKPKSSSAQTSVTNTPTRPHVEIASANNFPTSTPRLDDQTNTNTTSSIPDTNDIQLDAIPNIYVDAPERPTKEVR from the coding sequence ATGTCAAAGCATAATACGATGACTTCGAATGTCAGTGGCATGTTATCTCAGAAACAGAATAACTTACAGCAGTTACAAAACCTACAGAACCATACTAAAAGTTTAACATCCAATGAAGTGCCACCTTCAACTAACGGTTTTGCCCCTGGAAGTATTTCTGGTAGTTCCCAACCGCAATTTCAGCAGCCGGCTCCGTACCCTTTGGAAGGGTTGACGTCGGAGACAACAGCTCAAAATACCTTAACGGGGCAGCAGATTCGTTCAGATAGCGGGTCTACTTATCGTAGAGTTCAATCCGTTCAGTTGCAGTCTCCTCAGCAGATAAATGGATCACCGGGCCTGCAACAAGGTTTCCAGCAAGTAATACCGCAGGGCAGCTCGCAGGGGCATCCTCAGATGCAATCTCAAGTACAATCTCAGGGATTTCCTTCACAGATGCAGTCTTCCGCACCCGTCGGTTACAGCACTATGACAACAAATACTTCTGGCAGACCTTTGCAGGGAAGAAATTCTTTGACTAGTACTTCAAACATCTCAAGAGCGCGTACCTCTGCTCATCGGCAAAGAAACTCATTGATTAATCAACATGACCCAAGGTCACCTTTAGTTGTTCTAATGCCTACCTCAGCACAACCAACAGAGATTCTGGCCAATAGATTTTCTGCATGGAggaatatcatcaaatcaataataatataCCTCACAGAGACCGCTTCTATTCAGGATGAAATTGTAAGACAGCAGCTGAGACTAACTCATGCAATTCAGTTTCCTTTTTTCGTTATCGAAAACCAGCATCAGCCGACAACTTCAGAGGAAAAAGCATCGCAGAAGTTCTTCCTTCCATTGGGAAATGGATCTATTCAGGATCTACCAACCATTTTAAACCAATACCATGGCTCTTTGGCATCACATGCCTCTCGTGCATCGAAAGAATTAACAAATGACGTTATTCCGCGTCTAGAAGATCTAAGACGTGACTTGCTGGTcaagatgaaagaaatcaagTCTCTACAAtctgatttcaaaaataattgTGGTAGGGAATTGCAACAAACAAAGCAGGATATGAAGCATTTTCTAGAATCTATCGAGGAAGCGACTTTTGGAACAGCAAAACAAGACCCCTATTTAACAAAGATTATCTTAGATAAACAGATAAGAAAGCAGCTGACGGAAGAGAATTTTGTCCATGAAGCTTTTGacaatttggaaaattctGGAGCAGAATTAGAACGAGTTGTTGTTATGGAAATTCAGAATGCTTTGACGTTGTATGCGCGTTTGCTTGGTGAAGAATCGCAACTTGTGTTCGACATCTTGATATCTAAATTGGATAATGGATTCTTCAATAAAGATCCTCAATTTGAATGGGAAAACTTCATTTTAAGAGATCCGAATTTCATCGTTCCAAATCTGCcaatgagaaaaatgaaggaaaTCGTTTACAAACACCAATACAATCCTTTAATTCATGAAATTAAGTCAGGCGTACTGGAAAGGAgatcaaaattcttgaagtcatattcaaaaggtttTTATGTCCTAACACCAAGTTTTCTGCATGAGTTCAAAACAGCTGATAGGAAGAAGGACATGATCCCAGTTATGTCATTATCATTAAGTGAATGTACTGTAACTGAGCATTCGAAGAAGGGATCTGCTGATGATAGATTTGTTGTACATGCTAAACAAAATGGTATAATCCATCGTGGTCATAATTGGGTTTTTAGGGCTGATAATTATGAGACAATGATGTCGTGgtttgaagatttgaaaattttgaccTCTACAAGtaatattcaagaaaagactaAATTTGTTACggagaaattgaatttgcaaCCTGACGGTAGGCCAAAGCCAAAGTCAAGTTCTGCACAAACGTCAGTTACAAATACGCCAACTCGTCCACATGTGGAAATTGCGAGCGCTAATAACTTCCCAACTTCAACGCCCAGATTGGACGATCAAACAAATACTAATACGACTTCATCAATTCCGGACACaaatgatattcaattggACGCTATACCGAATATTTATGTTGACGCCCCTGAACGTCCAACGAAAGAAGTAAGGTAA
- the ALG11 gene encoding alpha-1,2-mannosyltransferase ALG11 (similar to Saccharomyces cerevisiae ALG11 (YNL048W); ancestral locus Anc_2.266): protein MTALYTIAQALFIFAIILFALSRTDLSALTLEPPPKYRVRINDCMKKIESNPTKNVQLNFGAWKNGAVRRNMILASSRPCEYTNGRGKNNRISIGQSDKLNRQEFINNLVPQFRKQKRILFGFFHPYCNAGGGGEKVLWKAIESTLSKNDDNIALVYTGDLDASVDVILQNVRNRFDYNLDKDRIVFIYLSKRRFVDSKMWPHLTLLGQAVGSILLTLEAILKCPPDVWCDTMGYPFGYPIVNFFTKIPIVTYTHYPVISSDMLNKLKNTNSHNLRTFLKYCYWKAFMLAYKFVGSFVTIAITNSTWTCNHIKQIWSSSEPRIIYPPCSTEKLIVNDSKWNRKNQAVVIAQFRPEKRHELIIKSFAQYLAATEDVSESPTLILIGSTRSQEDKDYVAYLNKLATGEFKIPTSLIEFHTDCPYSAIQKYLKESSYGINAMWNEHFGIAVVEYIASGLIPMVHASAGPLLDIVVPWDTTRKEQAKHNTTETRTGFFFRDKTDPDFKDVSDSNKYPDLSELFVTVTNLTDEEKFSLSKRGRECVLFKFSDMKFNQDWTEVLIQLESFVRQVNESKKNL, encoded by the coding sequence ATGACAGCACTTTACACTATTGCTCAGGCACTCTTTATCTTTGCAATAATCCTTTTTGCTTTAAGTCGAACAGATCTTTCCGCCTTGACTTTGGAACCACCTCCAAAATATAGGGTAAGAATCAATGATTGCATGAAAAAGATAGAGTCGAACCCAACGAAGaatgttcaattgaactttGGTGCTTGGAAAAATGGTGCCGTTAGGAGGAATATGATTTTGGCAAGTTCAAGGCCTTGTGAGTATACAAACGGTCGTGGTAAAAATAACAGAATTTCCATTGGACAATCAGATAAACTTAACAGACAAGAGTTCATAAACAATTTGGTCCCACAATTTagaaaacagaaaaggaTTCTCTTTGGGTTTTTTCATCCTTATTGTAACGctggtggtggtggagaGAAAGTGCTTTGGAAAGCTATTGAATCGACtctatcaaaaaatgatgacaACATTGCGCTGGTTTACACAGGTGACTTAGATGCCAGTGTTGATGTgattttacaaaatgttCGCAACCGTTTTGATTACAATTTGGACAAGGACCGTATTGTTTTCATATACTTGAGTAAGAGGAGATTCGTAGACAGCAAAATGTGGCCACATTTAACCCTTTTAGGGCAAGCGGTTGGGTCCATTTTACTAACTTTAGAGGCAATTTTAAAATGCCCGCCTGATGTCTGGTGTGACACCATGGGATATCCTTTTGGATATCCAATtgtgaatttttttaccaAGATCCCAATCGTCACATATACTCATTATCCTGTTATCTCTTCTGATATGTTAAATAAGTTGAAGAATACTAATTCTCATAATCTGAGAACTTTTCTGAAGTACTGCTATTGGAAAGCGTTCATGCTTGCTTACAAATTTGTCGGTTCATTTGTTACCATTGCAATAACCAATTCAACTTGGACCTGTAACCACATCAAGCAAATATGGTCATCCTCTGAACCAAGAATAATTTATCCGCCATGTTCAACGGAAAAGCTAATTGTTAATGATTCAAAGTGGAATAGAAAGAACCAGGCCGTAGTGATTGCACAATTTAGACCCGAAAAGAGACATGAATTGATAATAAAGTCCTTTGCACAGTATTTGGCGGCAACGGAAGATGTATCGGAATCTCCTACTCTTATCTTGATAGGATCTACTAGATCTCAGGAAGATAAAGACTACGTCGCATATTTAAATAAACTGGCTACAggagaattcaaaattccaACGAGTTTAATCGAATTCCATACGGATTGTCCCTACTCCGCCATCCAaaagtatttgaaagaatctTCTTATGGTATTAATGCTATGTGGAATGAACACTTTGGCATTGCTGTCGTTGAATATATAGCTTCAGGGCTAATACCAATGGTCCACGCTTCTGCTGGACCGTTGCTTGATATTGTAGTACCTTGGGACACTACAAGGAAAGAGCAGGCCAAGCATAATACAACAGAAACAAGGACGggcttttttttcagagaTAAAACTGACccagatttcaaagacgTTTCGGACAGTAACAAATATCCTGATTTAAGCGAATTATTTGTAACGGTGACCAATTTAACAGATGAAGAGAAGTTTTCATTATCTAAGCGTGGTAGAGAATGTGTCTTGTTCAAGTTTTCAGATATGAAGTTCAATCAAGATTGGACAGAGGTTCTGATACAATTGGAAAGTTTTGTTAGACAAGTGAACGAGAGTAAAAAGAATCTTTGA
- the MOB1 gene encoding Mob1p (similar to Saccharomyces cerevisiae MOB1 (YIL106W); ancestral locus Anc_2.265), translating into MRENGGPVVTDFNYTPSHQKQFLQPAVGTTVSSHQDLKQIVEMTLGSEGVLNQAVKLPRGEDENEWCAVHCVDFYNQINMLYGTITEFCSPQSCPRMIATNEYEYLWCFQKGQVPVAVSAPKYVECLMRWCQDQFDDESIFPAKLSGQFPPKFISKYVVQMLRRLFRVYAHIYCHHFNEILELNLQTVLNTSFRHFCLFSQEFELLRPADFGPLLELVMELRDR; encoded by the coding sequence ATGAGGGAGAATGGCGGGCCTGTAGTGACCGATTTTAACTACACGCCCTCGCATCAGAAACAGTTTTTACAGCCCGCGGTGGGTACCACTGTGAGTTCGcatcaagatttgaagcaAATTGTGGAAATGACTTTGGGATCTGAAGGTGTGCTCAATCAGGCCGTCAAACTTCCCCGtggtgaagatgaaaacgaATGGTGTGCAGTGCATTGTGTCGATTTTTACAATCAAATCAACATGCTTTATGGAACGATAACAGAATTTTGCTCACCACAAAGTTGTCCAAGAATGATTGCAACAAATGAATACGAATATCTTTGGTGTTTTCAGAAGGGGCAGGTCCCAGTTGCTGTTTCAGCCCCCAAATATGTTGAATGTTTGATGAGATGGTGTCAGGATCAATTTGACGACGAAAGCATTTTCCCTGCAAAACTGTCTGGCCAGTTTCCCCCAAAATTTATCTCCAAATACGTGGTTCAAATGCTAAGAAGACTATTTAGAGTCTACGCTCATATCTACTGTCATCATTTTAATGAAATCTTAGAACTGAATCTACAAACGGTTCTGAACACAAGTTTCAGACATTTCTGTCTCTTTTCGCAGGAATTTGAGTTACTGAGACCGGCAGATTTCGGCCCACTGCTTGAATTAGTCATGGAACTGAGAGACAGGTAA
- the PFK26 gene encoding 6-phosphofructo-2-kinase (similar to Saccharomyces cerevisiae PFK26 (YIL107C); ancestral locus Anc_2.264), with product MFKNDIFDTAVPSPSDSECEPTEPLGRGNVNSGGQSESENRTETGPNEDRKSGRGQMKHVRIVVDEDTSGGDEEAYDEDDEDGGEDDGNEGEERTSRLPSLPTFQKRPLSDTPVTSTWNSPSSSADTTPLTSPEASSTNLAQMHRALLRPGATATRGNLSAPMVPTTNNNASNGNIATSTVLPMGATGAISPSKFQHPARRPTTIDVPGLTKSKSSPDGTISREDPGSKLVIVMVGLPATGKSFITNKLSRYLNFSMYYCKVFNVGNTRRQFAKEHGLNDQDSNFFDPKNSKYSKLRDKWALDTLDQLLDYLLEGPGSVGIFDATNTTNERRKVVLETIRKRNAHLKVLFLESVCSNKSVVEKNIQLKLFGPDYKGKDPESSLRDFKERLVNYMKAYEPIEDEENIQFIKMIDVGKKVIAYNIQGFLASQTVYYLLNFNLTERQIWITRNGESEDNVLGRLGGDSNLTRRGENYARALAKFMDFQRAKFYADECEKQHNKIHQNGGVDTNSNDNDTDNNKKNKNDKVKFNNDDDEGYQCNEFFVWTSMRNRSIETAKYFNEEEYPIKQMRMLDELSAGDYEGMTYPEIQDEFPDEFEERRKDKLRYRYPGIGGESYMDVTNRLRPVITEIERIQDNVLIITHRVVARILLGYFMNLNKDIICNVDVPLHCVYCLELKPYGITWALWEYDEVNDRFFKVPQSEMNTTKVKENELVFAERRYSVVPTAPPSASSPSSDSLPKRSSSSRSSSLSRVEEGNESSKTSETKGDIHPTSLTSVPFPPPISSGANLIDGGGTSISTSRQRLAMPLQSHPKPSVLTNNNSENSKLVRSPKKGFEIDQLNEKLSKLKANASENETLKSIDKKITD from the coding sequence atgttcaaaaatgatatatttgataCAGCAGTGCCCTCTCCGTCAGATTCGGAATGCGAACCGACGGAACCACTGGGAAGAGGGAATGTGAACAGTGGAGGCCAGTCTGAGTCCGAAAACAGGACAGAGACGGGCCCGAATGAGGACCGCAAGAGCGGTCGCGGTCAGATGAAGCATGTCAGAATAGTAGTGGATGAGGATACCAGCGGTGGCGACGAGGAGGCCTACGATGAGGACGACGAGGATGGCGGGGAGGATGACGGCAACGAGGGAGAAGAAAGAACCTCTAGACTGCCGAGTCTACCGACGTTCCAGAAGAGACCGTTGAGTGATACTCCAGTCACAAGTACGTGGAATTCGCCATCAAGCTCAGCAGACACAACACCGCTGACGTCTCCGGAAGCTAGTTCTACGAATTTAGCGCAAATGCACCGTGCCTTGTTACGTCCTGGAGCAACAGCGACGAGGGGTAACCTGAGTGCACCAATGGTGCCAACCACAAACAATAATGCTAGCAATGGAAATATCGCGACATCTACGGTGCTACCTATGGGGGCTACAGGTGCTATATCgccttcaaaatttcagcaTCCTGCTAGACGGCCTACCACCATCGATGTTCCCGGTTTGACTAAATCGAAATCTTCACCCGACGGTACCATCTCTAGAGAAGATCCTGGATCCAAGTTGGTTATCGTAATGGTTGGTTTACCAGCTACGGGTAAATCCTTCATTACTAATAAACTGTCAAGATATctaaacttttcaatgtATTACTGTaaagttttcaatgttGGTAATACAAGAAGACAATTTGCCAAAGAGCACGGTTTGAATGATCAAgattccaatttttttgaccCAAAGAACAGCAAATATTCGAAATTAAGGGATAAATGGGCTCTGGATACTCTAGATCAATTATTGGATTACTTATTGGAGGGACCGGGATCGGTCGGTATTTTCGATGCAACAAATACAACAAATGAACGAAGAAAAGTGGTGTTAGAAACTataagaaagagaaatgcACATCTGAAAGtcctttttttggaatccGTGTGTTCAAATAAATCAGTCGTGGAGAAGAATATTCAGTTGAAGTTATTTGGCCCCGATTATAAAGGTAAAGACCCTGAATCTTCATTAAGAGACTTTAAGGAAAGACTGGTGAATTATATGAAAGCCTACGAGccaattgaagatgaagagaatattcaattcatcaaaatgaTAGATGTTGGCAAAAAAGTTATCGCATATAATATTCAAGGATTCTTGGCTTCACAAACagtttattatttattaaatttcaatttgacGGAAAGACAAATCTGGATAACAAGAAATGGCGAGAGTGAAGACAATGTTTTGGGTAGACTAGGAGGtgattcaaatttgacTCGTCGCGGTGAGAATTATGCTCGTGCACTAGCAAAATTTAtggattttcaaagagcAAAATTTTATGCAGATGAATGTGAGAAGCAGCACAataaaattcatcaaaatggTGGTGTGGACACAAATAgtaatgataatgataccgacaataataaaaaaaacaaaaatgacaaaGTTAAATTTAAtaatgacgatgatgaaggcTACCAGTGTAATGAGTTTTTCGTTTGGACAAGTATGCGTAATAGATCGATAGAAACagcaaaatatttcaacgaagaagaatatCCAATCAAGCAAATGAGAATGCTTGATGAATTAAGTGCAGGAGATTATGAGGGTATGACATATCCAGAAATTCAAGATGAATTTCcagatgaatttgaagaaagaagaaaggatAAATTAAGGTACCGCTATCCTGGAATTGGTGGCGAATCATATATGGATGTTACAAATCGTTTGAGACCTGTCATAACGGAAATTGAAAGGATCCAGGATAACGTCTTGATAATTACACATAGAGTCGTTGCAAGAATTTTATTAGGATATTTTATGAACTTGAATAAAGATATTATTTGCAATGTTGATGTACCATTACATTGTGTTTATTGCTTAGAATTAAAACCTTACGGAATTACATGGGCTCTTTGGGAATACGACGAAGTAAATgacagatttttcaaagttccTCAATCTGAAATGAATACAACGAAGGTtaaagaaaatgaattggTCTTTGCAGAAAGACGGTATTCTGTTGTTCCTACGGCTCCACCGAGTGCAAGCAGTCCATCTAGTGATTCGCTACCAAAGAGATCAAGTTCAAGCAGATCCTCCTCGCTCTCAAGGGTTGAAGAGGGAAACGAGTCCTCCAAAACTTCTGAAACTAAAGGAGATATTCATCCTACCTCTCTGACTTCAGTCCCATTTCCTCCCCCTATATCGAGTGGAGCAAATCTTATCGATGGTGGTGGTACAAGTATATCGACAAGTAGGCAAAGGCTAGCCATGCCATTACAATCGCATCCAAAACCCTCAGTTTTAACTAATAATAATTCTGAGAATTCAAAGCTTGTCAGATCTCCAAAAAaaggatttgaaattgatcagttaaatgaaaaattatcaaaattaaaaGCAAATGCCTCCGAGAATGAAACGCTCAAAAGtattgacaaaaaaattactgaTTAA
- a CDS encoding putative metalloendopeptidase (similar to Saccharomyces cerevisiae YIL108W; ancestral locus Anc_2.263) encodes MRITGSNHIELFNLQDKAQLSSPCLIVHGKCSKSTDAKMMQVSHPQLAPVTYPINEGFFKATIMLTPGENILTFVTDTNVSKTVTCSYTPLLQNPPVHMCLLIAKDSPLAYDCPKIQRDREGGNGLDLAIKKLKMGAHLMQAFTNEQMLRAGFGNRTFRFEEEFGPDYTFKQQTEMRNSVKIHIIRCNKTTSELRNHDLAQQNPKASNAGGLFGIAMETLKGYGGPFAAENKPVQAAVMFLDTHWDGNFITAHAALGGGDDRIKLAIFGSHGLYSWPTCIEDVVPYFMDDTRTSLNEVANDSGECGTHWETLNVTLGAFMHEIGHLLGCPHQVNGVMLRDYVRLNRSFLTKEAFSSKNNSYGAASPIYPKEECTWNRLDLVRFLYHPSFTLPADYYDASYLRPGMLGNFIAPQPSLYPIGKGECNISGETGIFLIELICGDLAHGSIEYLPKSLGGSGPQRNIVVSLDDLRSRLPKDKIEQFGNSFALKVLSVNASEVTIPNFPSFLNVEPIPMKKYGFSSEVVGFKSQLFGNPNGGQDAGIIPIDIRNVTALRIFHGGALDGVRVYMRRPTSTNAPPIPPRNSIKKLVHSFKAATVNENNTDSVLFGKQTNDFTDVVLEPGEYLTGFNVRSGGWVDAIQVLTSEGRVSRMMGGAGGGLGELSPPAGQYILGLQGRIGQWVDAFGIIYGPL; translated from the coding sequence ATGAGAATTACAGGGTCGAATCACATTGAACTATTCAACTTACAGGACAAGGCGCAGCTTTCGTCACCATGTCTGATTGTTCATGgcaaatgttcaaaaagtaCCGATGCTAAGATGATGCAGGTGTCGCATCCTCAATTAGCACCAGTTACATATCCCATCAACGAGGGATTCTTCAAAGCTACAATCATGCTCACTCCAGGCGAAAATATACTGACATTTGTGACAGACACGAACGTCAGCAAGACTGTCACCTGCTCCTATACGCCTCTATTGCAGAATCCACCCGTTCACATGTGTCTACTGATCGCCAAAGATTCTCCTTTAGCATATGACTGCCCTAAGATCCAAAGAGATAGGGAGGGAGGTAATGGGCTCGACTTGGCAATAAAAAAGCTAAAAATGGGTGCTCATTTGATGCAGGCCTTCACTAACGAACAAATGTTGAGAGCTGGATTTGGTAATAGGACGTTCAGGttcgaagaagaatttggCCCAGATTATACTTTCAAGCAACAAACCGAAATGAGAAACTCGGTTAAAATCCACATCATTCGCTGCAATAAGACGACTAGCGAGCTGAGGAATCACGATCTTGCACAACAAAATCCCAAAGCTTCAAATGCTGGCGGGTTGTTTGGTATAGCTATGGAAACCTTGAAAGGCTATGGCGGTCCTTTTGCTGCAGAGAATAAGCCTGTACAAGCGGCTGTCATGTTTTTAGACACTCACTGGGATGGTAATTTTATTACTGCCCACGCTGCTCTTGGCGGTGGTGATGATCGAATAAAATTAGCGATATTCGGATCCCATGGATTATATTCATGGCCTACTTGTATCGAAGATGTCGTTCCATATTTTATGGATGACACTCGAACTTCACTAAACGAAGTAGCCAACGATAGTGGTGAATGTGGAACTCATTGGGAAACTCTCAATGTGACACTTGGTGCTTTCATGCATGAGATTGGTCACTTATTAGGATGTCCTCATCAAGTGAATGGTGTGATGTTGCGAGATTATGTGCGGTTAAACAGATCATTTCTTACAAAAGAAGCtttctcttccaaaaacAACTCCTATGGGGCAGCATCTCCCATTTACCCAAAAGAGGAATGTACATGGAATCGTTTAGACCTGGTAAGGTTTTTATACCATCCTTCCTTTACACTTCCAGCAGATTACTATGATGCCTCATACTTAAGACCGGGAATGCTTGGTAATTTCATTGCCCCACAACCTTCTCTATATCCTATTGGAAAAGGAGAGTGCAATATAAGTGGTGAGACAGggatttttttgattgaacTTATTTGTGGAGATTTGGCTCATGGTTCTATTGAATATTTACCCAAAAGCTTAGGTGGAAGTGGTCCACAAAGAAACATAGTTGTCTCATTAGATGACCTTCGTTCCCGCCTACCGAAGgataaaattgaacagTTCGGAAATTCATTTGCTCTGAAAGTGTTGTCGGTTAATGCTTCTGAGGTAACAATTCCAAACTTTCCCTCATTTTTGAACGTCGAACCTATTcctatgaaaaaatatggattCTCAAGTGAGGTTGTGGGATTTAAGTCTCAATTGTTTGGAAATCCAAATGGTGGCCAGGACGCTGGAATAATACCAATTGACATAAGAAATGTTACTGCGCTGAGAATTTTTCATGGTGGTGCGCTCGATGGGGTGAGAGTTTATATGAGGCGTCCTACTTCCACGAACGCTCCACCAATCCCACCGAGAAATTCAATCAAGAAACTAGTGCACTCTTTTAAAGCTGCAACTGTCAATGAGAATAACACCGATAGTGTACTATTTGGCAAGCAGACCAATGATTTCACAGATGTCGTATTAGAGCCAGGTGAGTATTTGACGGGGTTCAATGTTCGATCTGGTGGTTGGGTTGATGCTATTCAAGTGTTAACAAGCGAAGGCCGTGTGTCACGTATGATGGGCGGCGCTGGAGGAGGTCTTGGTGAATTAAGTCCACCAGCAGGCCAGTATATTTTAGGATTGCAAGGTAGAATAGGTCAATGGGTTGATGCCTTTGGAATCATTTACGGCCCTCTTTGA